AACCCGGTCTTGTTGCTGGAGGCCTGTGGGACCTTCGTATCCAAGAGCGGAGAACCCCTGTCTTTATACAGAGTGTAGCCATCTGCCTGCAGAGACCCCTCACACCAGATAGTCACAGGGCTCCCCTTGCTGATGATGGGGCCTGGGTCAGCCCAGATGGAGGGTTTGGGGGGATCTTCTGGAAAGGAATCAGACCTGCAGGGTCAGGGGGTATCCTTGTCCCCTCAGATTTCCCAGCTGTCACTCCACATCCCAGCCAGATGGGTCACTGTCAGCCCAGACCCACTGCGTGTCCCCCAGCTGCCCAATGGTGTCATTGTACTGATGCAGGAGGTCTGGGGGAGGACTCACCTGCCTTGACGTGGTCCCATGGTCCCCAACACAGCCCTGGAAGAGAGTCTCTGTGAGATTATCCTTCACCCACACACAGAAGCTCCAGGCCAGGTCTGGAACCCTGAGCACTGGAGTCAGAGTTGGGGCTGAGCCAATATCTCTCTCCTTAAAATTTATGCCTCACTGAGCCTCCTGGGTCCTGTACTTGCGAGGAAAGGAGACCCATCCTTCTCTTTTCCCCAAACTCACCGAGACAGAGAAGAGCAATGAAGGCAGGGGTCATGACACGTCTCCCAGGGTCCCCAGTAGTACAGGTGACGTACAGTGTCCACAGGGCCCAGCAGGACAGAGGACCTACAGGGTGTGACAAGGTCCCGGTTCTGTATGAGAAGTTAGTTTCCTCCTGAGCCAAACCACCCTCCTTGAGGGGTGGTTGAGGAGACAGCAGGTTCTGGGACCTTTGAGACCAGATGTCAGTCTCAGCAGACCCCACACATGCTGCCTCTACCTCATGGGACACCCAAGTCCAGAGGGTGACACCTGCCCCAGAACATGAGGGTAGAGGACTCTGGGCAGGACTCAGGAGCAACCCAGTTCCTGTTCCACTTCTGACTCTGCCTTTTTTAGAATGTATGTAACGTTGGGCAATTCACTTCCTTTTCCTGAGACATTATAAATGCAaagtttcttctctcctttctccatcGCCACATCCGACTGATGTTTACTGAGCAGGTGCCCAGTCCAGGTGTGAAGTTCATTGGGGAAGGTGACGGATCCCTCCCCTGGGCACACGCAGTGCTGGTTAGTGACATCAGACCATACAAATATTTAGGCAATGGATGATGTGGGTGTCATCTTGGTAAGtttcagagaaggagaaaagtggAGCACAGAGACTCCATATAGGTGGATGTCATGGAGTGTGGGGACCTGCAGGTGAGGGAGGGACCAGGACACACTAGGGGTCAGCACAGGGGGGTGAGAGGACCCTCGACCAGGAAGAGGGTGATTGTTCTAAGAGCCGTGAGTCCCCAGGCTGTGCTGTGCCCTGGTCACACGgagcccctgctccctgcagggACTCCTGAGTTTGACCTTCAGGGGAATGGAACACTTTTCATGAAGGGATGTGTGAGCAGGTTGCTGGTGTGAGAAGATACGGCTCTGTGAGAAGAGACTGTAGGAGTGAGGAATGGATGATAAACTGTGGTAAAACTCCAGCCCTAATCTAACACCGAGGTAATGAGCTGATCAGTACTCTGTGGTTTATGAGAATTTCTCATGAAACCCAAACAGAAATCTCATAACACAAATACATTTGAAGTTGAGTGAAAAGAGGCTGGAACATTTCCTTGTCATTATCATGGTCTAGGAGTTGTGCAGAGAGCGTGCTCTGAGCAAACTGGCTCAGGGGGCGCCCATGACAAGCACAGTGTGGCCATGGCCCAGGTGTGTGagtctggggaggggaggtgggctcTGGGAAGGGTCTGGTTTGTAGGGAGGAGCTGGCTCTGCTTGGGATGCAGAGTTTAGCTCAGCCTGATCTCCAACAACATGGACCATTGGGTGGGACTGCTTGGGTGTGCTGGAGAAAGGTGCATACCTGTGGAAAGGCTTTGTGCAGGGAGGGTCCATGACAGGTAAGTTCAGGTGCATCAGAGTAAAACCTCAGCTGGGAGTGCGGGTCCACAGGAGGCCACAGAGGAGGCTAATGTGGTCACACCCATGAGACATCCTGGGTCTTCACCTGAGTGTAACTGTGGAGGGGACCTGGGTCACAGAAAGAGGGGCTCAGGGTCAGGGCTGTGGGTGTGTTTATCATGTTGGGgcgggggaagagagggaagagctgAGGGCACGTCTGTCCTCTGCCTGGGTGGCCTGGGCAGCCTATGGGGCTGTCTCCAGACTGACCACCCACAGAGGGGCTGGAGGCGTGGAGAGAGGATTACAACACGGTCACCTGACCCACTGCAAGAACCACCCACTCTCCTGGCTGGGAGTATGGTTTGGtctctccctctcacttcctctctctgacttCCTCATGTCTGTGAGTAGGAgaccttctctccatccctcccacccagGCCCCTGAGCTTGTCTGCCTCCTCACTGCCCTGCTCTGTGAGGGGTAATCCTGCATCTGACACTGGTCACTCCATCTCCATAAGATGAGCAAGAGCACCACTTGCACGCTATTCACAGGTTGTAATTTGAGACAGGCGGAACATTATTGACCATTGGTTCTGAgccagtcacttcccctctcccttttccctctgtgcAGACAAGGGTGGAAGCTCAGCTCTCACGGATGTTGTGAGGACCTGCAGAGCCTGAGACCTGAACAGCTTCCCTCTGTGTCCTTTCGGATTAAGACACTGGCAGGAGAGACTTGCGGGAGGAAGGGCTACTTGGAAGCCGCATACCAATCCCCCAAGCCCTCAGGGGGCATCAGAAGCTACAGGCCATCCTTGGTTGAATGGCAGATGAGCCCAGACtgagaggagacaggaaggacgATGCTAGTCCTGGATCCTGTACTCACCACACTCAGGAGTGAGGGTGGGAATCCCCCCAGGGGCTGAGTCTGAGCACTGGGCGCTGAGGGCACCTTCGGACCTGGTGGGAGTCCCGCCGCCTCCCAAGAAACTGCCTGTGGATGTGAGGCCACTTCTAAGGTAAAAAGGAACCACAGGGGACCATGGTGATTtagttacatttctttttaatgagataATTCCCTGTAACATAGaagtcagcattttaaaatatagaattagTTGGAATGTAGTAAATAACAAAATGTTGAACCACAATTTTATCTGGTTTTAATAACAAATTTGTATAACCCCACCCTCAAATACCCACAAAGCCTTCTGTCTGTCAtatttccctcttcctcagcCCCTGACAAGTCAACCTgacttctgtctctgtgggtttcCTCCTCCTGGACACTCCATACAAACGCAGTCACAGACAATGTGACCTTTTCTGTATGGCTTCTGTCACTGAGCTGCAGAATGTTGACGTTCACCCACCAGGTAGCAGGTGTCAGTACTTTGTTTCTATGGTTTAAAAAGCTCCCGGGTTATGAAGACAccagattttgtttatgtgagtGAGATCCAGCATGAAGGGGTGTGTAGATGTGAACTCAAACCAGCCACATGGGGCGGCCCCTCGTGTCACAGGGGTGAGAACAGAAGGACCCTCAAGGGGAGCCCATGAGGATGAGGAGGGACAGCCCCACAGTGGGATGGAGGAGGCCTCTTCACAGGAACACAGCCCACATTTCCTGTCCCCAAACCAAGTCTGCCACCTCTGCTCCCCTGGACATTCTCAGCAGACTGTTTCCCACCTGTGGTCAGACTGTCCATCCATCAGCACCTCCTGGGTCATCAGATGGGCTCCACGGCTCCCCCTCTCTGAATGGTGCCCTGTCCCCTCTGTGTCCACATCCTGGCTGCAGCCTGGGCCATTCTCTCGCTGTCTCGAGCCTGAAACAGCAGCACCCCGAGCACCATCAGGACCAAGACAGCCACGCCCATGCAGATGAGATTCTCCACTGTGTAGTCTGGGGGTTGGGAGGCTGCAAAATGTGGAGACAGAGGTCAGCATGGTCAGGCAGCCACAAATCTGCAGGACTCTGGTGtctcccccaggctccctcctcccctggacGTCAGCATCCCTGGGACGTCTGAATCCCGCTCTGGCTCTGAGTCACCATGACAGGAGTGAGCTGTGCCCAACAGCTGAGGatcaggggaaaaaatggtgTGAATTTAGGAGCAATTTAGAGCTCTTTGTTGTGTGTTCAGTCTGAGACTCAAGACCCAGAAGCTTATTGCCTTGGAGCTGAGACATCCCACGTTTTCCACATGTGGGGACCCCGGTCCGTGGAGGAGGGGTGGTATCAGGGGCTCCTGAGTGGCAGTTGCACCAAGGGGTGAAAGCCTGGGGCTGTGTCTCCTTAACCCAATCCCACCCGGACCCCTGCTCAGGGGTTGCTGTTTAATCATCACCTGCAAGTTTTCAtctattctttcttttgaaattcattttatatCATAACCAAACCTGCCATGGTAGATACAGTTACCAGATGATAAATATGGGCATGTGGATGAATATTTGTAGATATATTACAGATGCATAAATTTAATATCAATATTCGACTAAATACCAGGCGGGACAAAAGTAAGTTCACAGTTGTGACATGAACAcagaattcattttttataatcatttattaattgttgtattatctTTTGTAcaaacaactttaaacctacttttgccccaccctgtctatGTACATTTTATGGAATGTATTATAAAATGTCATATAAAATGAATCTGTATATATAGTTACACATATATCCACTCTTACATAAATACTAAGTTATATATCATCATCTATACCTGCATATATTTGTGCTGTccaatatatattatttgtgtgtgtatgggaatagaagaagagaaacagagaagagacTTGAAATGAACAGGTGATAAGAAGGCAGGTCCCCAGAAGGGTCTAGTCTGGTCTTCAATAGGGAAGGAAGTCTCCCCTGTGGGATGTAGGGAGATGGCACAGGAGAAGGGGGACTGGGACTTGGGGCCTTGGAACATGAGGTCAGAGGCCAGGGCAGGTGCCCGGAGGTGGCAGGCCCCATCTTGTCTCTCTCCTTTTGCACAAACTCTGGAAATTCTGGCAAGATTTCATGGATGGATGGCTAATCACGTCATTTTTACTCCAAAACACAACCTCCACGCACTGCTTATCAGCACTGCTAACCCAGGAAGCCCGCAGTTGTGGTTTTCATACTTTGAGGAACAGAGAAATTGCCCCAAGTTGTCATATTTTCTGAGCACCAAAACTAGGAAATTATGGGAATCTGCTTCCCCATTTTGATGTAGAAAACAAGAtgtaaaaaaattactgatttatCCTTATTCCAAAATCCATGCCAAAATTCCAATTATCAGTTTACACAATTCAGAAAATGCACATGGACAATAAATGCAATTCATTCACAATAATATCCAAACAGTTGAAGGCAGGAATGCTTTGGAACGTGTCTTATGTGGTTATAAATTGagagaaaagataatttttaggAGATATGTATctgtcagtaaaaaaaaaaaaaatcaacattcctAATAAAACcctaaggaaattttaaaaacatactgaaACATAAAGGTCGATACTGCATTCGATATAAAACGTAGATATCGTAATGAGTTTGCCCTGAAATAATTTGGGTTATGAATAAACTGTTTTTCAGAGATAAAGCTGTGGAGTATTTTACTCAGTATTTTTATCGTGTGGAATTCGGAGTGAGAAAAACAGGCATACACTCTGGAAAAAGTGAATTTACCTTTCACTCGTCGATATTACAATTTTCTCAGTGTATCAGTGAGATCAATGAAAAACAATCCAAAGGGAGAGAATTTTAGGAAGCTTCACTGGTTCTGGAATAAATATGCCCAAAGCAATAGCTTTCCTATGAGTACTTACTACTGTGTAGACtatgtacaggaagcaaccagcTACTCACACATCACATCACGAGACGTGCAGTTCTGGAAGTCGGCTCTAAGTTTACTCCGTTTTACACGTATCTGTCCAAGTGCTTCTGAAGTTCACTAAAGcctcatttaaaatgtgtgtaacAAGAACACTTAATAGTAACAAGAGGTAATTCCCTGCAACAAATGTGTCAATTTAGTCTTTCCTATGAAAATAGGAATAGCATTATGTACATTTGAAAGCTGACTCCATATAATGTAAACTAACTGTTACTCTGTATACTGAGGCACCGCCTGAAAATTCTCAGAAAGGAGCAGGAACAGACAAGGGCCCCCAGAACCACGGAGCAGACAGGAGAACCCTCAGCGTGGGCAGGAGCCTCCAGTTCTTCCTGGGCCGGGCACAGCCCCTCCTCACTCTCGGGTGAGCACTGAGTGCTGGAGGCTCAGGTGAGCCCAGGGGCCTGCAGAGCTGGGCCCCCAGGGCAGAGGGTGCTCTCTCTGAGAGAAGGCCCAGTGTGGGTGGTGACCCCAGGGGCTCAGACTCTGAGATGAAGGTGCAGGaggtgagtgggggaggggatttGCCCTCTCTGCTCAGTCTAATCACCTTTCTCTTCACTTCACACAAATCTCACTCCTCCCTGCTGCTCTTTTCTCTCTTGTGAGATTCAGAACACGGGGCttaggggtgggagggaggccctGTCTCTTTCCACCTCTCAGGGGCTGGATACCCCTTTGAGGAGCCTCCTGCACTCCTCATTTATTTCTGTCCCTGAATTTCCTGCGGACAGGGCCCTGAGCTGGGTGAGTACAGAGAACACAGGGTCAGAGGCTACTCACCTGAGACCAGGAGCTCCAGGGGGGCACTGGGCTGTGACAGCAGGTAGGGGGAGGTGCTGTGTGCGCTGTAGCACCTGTAGGTCCCCCTGTGGGCTGAGGTCACAGGACCCATGGAGAACTCTGCCTGGTGCTGCTGAGCTAGGGACTGTGATCTGAGACACAGGGGGGGCTCGGCTGCCCCCTGCTTGGACAGAAGGAAAGTGTCCCTTGGGCTCTGTGACTGACACAGCAGGGCCACGTTCTCTCCTGAGGCAACAATGGGTCCTGGCTGCAAGGTGAGGTAGGGTCTGTCAGGGAGCCATCCTagagagaggggagcaggtgAGGGGCTGCTGCCCACCTTGTTCTGACCTGAGAGTCACTGGGCCCCTTTCTGAGGTCCCTCCTCTCTGTCTGTTTTCTCTTACAGGTCCCACCccctgtctgtgtctctctccttccctggggaCCCCACACCCTTGTCCTGGTCATCACCACCTGGCATCCCCAGTAGGGCCTGAGCAGACTCTGGGTCCCTGACTGAATCTACAGGTTCTTTGATTTCCACCAGGGTGTCCAGGGGGTCACTGGGGGCTGACCACTCGGAGGAGCACCTGCATCTACTATAGCACCTGTACCGGCCCCCATGGGTACTGTTCACAGTGTCCAAGGGAAAGTAGGCATGAGAgagcccagcctggggctgcaggacaGAATGCTCTGGGGAAGGtcctgtcccctctccttggACAGAGCGAATCTAACATAGCCGAGGTCAGAGCCATACTGGCGGGTCAGGTTCTGTCCAGAGGCCACAATGGGGTCCTGTGGGGTCAggagggagggcttccctgagccACCTGCAGGGACCAGACAGGAGTGTTAGAGGCTGCTCCTCCCGTGAGCCCtgctcctggcctggcctccaggtccccccatctctctctctgtgtctctggcccaggagcccctgtgctcccctcaccccacctctcaCACGGGGCTCCCCTCCCTGCAAAGACCCCAGTGACCTGTCTGGTGCCTAAATTGTGGATGGGTCCAGGATAAGACTTCTTCACCTGAGACCAGGAGCTCCAgggggtcactgggctgtgaccaCATCTGAGGGTTGTTCCTGTAATAACCATAACATCTGAATGTCCCGCTGTGTCTGGGGATCACGGGGCCCACAGGGAACAGGGCCTGGGACTGCCCACTTGGGTCTCGCTGTGAGTCCAGCGTCCAGGAGAGcctgtcttttccttcctcagtCAGAATGAACCGGCCAAATCCCTCGTCTGAGTGACATCTGAGAGTCACACTCCCTCCTGGGATCACGACGGGGCTGGGCAAGGCTGAGAGGCTGGGTTTGCTGTAGGATCctaggagagaaggaggcagcatGTTAAATGGGGCTCACACCTCCCTCAcgtcccccagggctgggctgtgagGGGGAGTTACCCTGAGAGCATCCCCCTTCCTAAGGGCAGAGCCTGAGGCTGGGACCCCTGAGTGTCCCCTCACCTGTCACCACCAGCTCCAGGGGGTCACTGCGCTCTGACCAGCCAGTGGGGCTGAGATAGTAACACTGGTATCTCCCTGCAGTGCGCTCTGTCACGTATGTGATGGAGAACTTGGCCTTGTTCCCGGATTCCAGTATCTTCTGTCTGTCCCAGCGTGTTGAGCTCCCCTCTTTATCCAGACGGTATTCCTTAGCCTCCAGGATCCCCTGACACCAGATGGTCACTGAGCTTCCCCAGGGGATCACAGAGCCTGGCTCAGCCCAGAGGGTCGGTTTTCGGAGGGTCCCTGAAAGGAATGAGGGGCTGAGTCAGAACATTTCCTACCCTCAGTGCCCAGCTCTCAGCCCCAACATCTCAGATGCCCTTCATCTGTCATCCCAGAATGGCCGTTCTTCATTCCCAACTTCCCAGGGGATGGCCTCATGTCCCCAATGGGGAATGACAcctgggagccctggggacaGACTCACCTGCCTGCACTGGGGTCCTCAGGCCCACGCTCAGCCCTGCAAGAGAGGCCCTGTGAGAGATTTGCCCTGAATCCTGAGCAGATCCCTCCTCCCCAAGAGCCTCCTGAGTCCTAGGGTCCTCTCAGACTATGGATTCCCTCCCCCATCACATCTCACCGAGGCAGAGCAGGGCCGAGAGGCTGGGGGACATGGCgtctcctctctgagcccagctGTGCAGAAGGAAGAGACCACAGAGTCCTCAGGGTAGAGACTCACAGGGTGTGGCCACTGGGAGGCTGGCCGTCCCTGTCTTGGGTTGTCACGTCAGCAGCCCCTCAGGAAGGGGGACAGTGTCTCCCCAGGGGTCCAGCTCTCATTCCCATGATGGAGGAAGAAGTAGACCATCAGCCTCCTGAGACGCCCCTTGCAGGTGAGGTGACCCAGGGCACCGCCTTCCAGGGTCTCTGCCACGAGgtccccttccccctcagccCGATATCAGCCCCTCCCTGTGAGCCTTCTCCATGGATGGTGGTCACCCAGGCCCTGGAGACGCTTCAGGACGACGGGGTCCCTGTGCCTGCAGAGCCCAGCTCAGCACAGACAGGGTCTGCTCCTCACTGTGCAGTTCAGGCGAGTGTCACAGTGACCATTAGCACAGCGGGGAAACGCAGGGAAGTACGGGAACGGAACAtgtcccctcccctggcccagagtgtggttttctttctgtcgCAGCCACCATCACCGACTTCTCGTTTTTCTTAGCAACAGTGTCCACCCCACCTTCCCAGGGACAAGCCTCTGAGTGATCCCCACCCCTCAGTGCCCCTTGTTTCCCAGTTcaagcctcctcctcctcgtgCTGTCGTCCTGCCTTCAAAATTTAGGCAACATTGACTTGGGCCAGAATTCTGATTTTTACTTAAAGCTGATATTCACTTCAATACTCATCATCCAATGTCCATGTATCCTTGAGTGGTAATGTcctgtctctgcctcagtttcctcatctggatcCTGTTTTCACAAACCCCAGTCCCCACAATGGCCATGGGTCAGTGGTGCTGGTTCATGGGAGGGAGATGTCCACTTCCAGACCAGATGAGGACGTGAGTGGCTGGGACATGAGAGGGTCAAGGTATCCAGGGTCAAGGGCAGGATTGTAGCACCCACTCAGGACCTTGTCTGCTCTGAGTACCAAGCACTGTCTGCTCTGACCAGCCAGTGGGGCTGAGATAGTAACAGTAATATCTCCC
The sequence above is drawn from the Desmodus rotundus isolate HL8 chromosome 12, HLdesRot8A.1, whole genome shotgun sequence genome and encodes:
- the LOC123480718 gene encoding LOW QUALITY PROTEIN: leukocyte immunoglobulin-like receptor subfamily A member 6 (The sequence of the model RefSeq protein was modified relative to this genomic sequence to represent the inferred CDS: deleted 2 bases in 1 codon) produces the protein MSPSLSALLCLGLSVGLRTPVQAGTLRKPTLWAEPGSVIPWGSSVTIWCQGILEAKEYRLDKEGSSTRWDRQKILESGNKAKFSITYVTERTAGRYQCYYLSPTGWSERSDPLELVVTGSYSKPSLSALPSPVVIPGGSVTLRCHSDEGFGRFILTEEGKDRLSWTLDSQRDPSGQSQALFPVGPVIPRHSGTFRCYGYYRNNPQMWSQPSDPLELLVSGGSGKPSLLTPQDPIVASGQNLTRQYGSDLGYVRFALSKERGQDLPQHSVLQPQAGLSHAYFPLDTVNSTHGGRYRCYSRCRCSSEWSAPSDPLDTLVEIKEPVDSVRDPESAQALLGMPGWLPDRPYLTLQPGPIVASGENVALLCQSQSPRDTFLLSKQGAAEPPLCLRSQSLAQQHQAEFSMGPVTSAHRGTYRCYSAHSTSPYLLSQPSAPLELLVSASQPPDYTVENLICMGVAVLVLMVLGVLLFQARDSERMAQAAARMWTQRGQGTIQRGGAVEPI